From Fervidobacterium gondwanense DSM 13020, a single genomic window includes:
- the dnaJ gene encoding molecular chaperone DnaJ — protein sequence MMPAKKDYYEILGIPKNASDDEIKAAYKKLVKEWHPDRHAGDKKKQAEQKFKEIQEAYEVLSDPQKRAMYDKFGYVGEGGYVYEPNGTNFGTGGFGFGFEDIFRDFDDIFNIFFGGQRTSTASQSSQRGTRRSSRRGEDINVELVITDADIFTGKDATIEYDRYDACENCHGEGVEPGSKWVTCSKCHGTGVVREEKRTPFGVFINQHTCDACGGTGSIPGETCHVCRGSGRIKKRTTAVVNIPSGVEDGSVLRIPRKGNAGSYGGEYGDLYVHIRVRQTSDYKREGDDIIVTVPIDYVTAILGGTAFVELPNKEKIEVEIPAGTQPNDRVVIKGKGIPNTRTGRRGNLVAEFKVSIPKKVSGKERELLKEIAKERGIKV from the coding sequence ATAATGCCAGCTAAAAAGGATTATTACGAGATACTTGGTATTCCAAAAAATGCCTCTGACGATGAAATTAAAGCCGCTTACAAGAAGCTTGTCAAAGAATGGCATCCAGATAGGCACGCCGGAGACAAAAAGAAGCAAGCGGAACAGAAGTTTAAAGAGATTCAAGAAGCTTACGAAGTGCTCAGCGACCCGCAAAAAAGAGCAATGTACGATAAGTTTGGTTACGTAGGTGAAGGCGGTTATGTATACGAACCGAATGGGACAAATTTCGGCACTGGTGGTTTTGGTTTCGGATTTGAAGACATTTTCAGAGATTTCGATGATATATTCAACATATTCTTTGGAGGGCAGAGAACTTCAACAGCTTCTCAATCGTCCCAGAGAGGAACACGCAGAAGCTCTCGAAGAGGTGAAGATATAAATGTTGAGTTAGTTATAACAGATGCAGATATATTCACTGGAAAGGATGCAACAATTGAATACGATAGATATGATGCTTGCGAGAACTGTCATGGCGAAGGTGTTGAACCTGGCAGTAAGTGGGTAACCTGTTCAAAATGTCACGGTACTGGCGTTGTAAGAGAAGAAAAACGCACCCCATTTGGAGTATTTATTAACCAGCACACTTGTGACGCTTGTGGTGGTACAGGTTCGATTCCCGGAGAAACATGCCATGTCTGTCGCGGCAGTGGAAGGATAAAGAAGCGAACCACTGCTGTGGTAAATATACCATCAGGAGTCGAAGATGGAAGCGTATTGCGAATTCCTCGGAAAGGAAACGCCGGCAGTTATGGTGGTGAATACGGGGATTTGTATGTGCATATCAGAGTCAGACAAACAAGTGATTACAAACGCGAGGGTGATGATATAATAGTAACTGTGCCAATAGATTACGTAACAGCAATTCTTGGAGGAACAGCGTTCGTTGAACTTCCGAATAAAGAGAAAATCGAGGTAGAAATACCTGCCGGCACACAGCCAAATGATAGAGTTGTTATCAAAGGCAAGGGAATTCCAAATACAAGGACAGGTAGACGCGGGAACTTGGTTGCAGAATTTAAAGTTTCGATACCAAAGAAGGTATCAGGTAAAGAAAGGGAACTTTTGAAAGAAATAGCAAAAGAAAGGGGTATTAAGGTTTGA
- a CDS encoding nucleotide exchange factor GrpE, with amino-acid sequence MEKERKLENLEEKERKIASDNTDNLTENKEEVSNLEKENKELKEKISELEAQLKEIQNAARVIKATFENYKLDADRQIRDASRATSLRIMRAMIPLLDDFKRAFKHFELSNNLEEFKTGVEKIYEKFVRTLENEGLKQIDATGKFDPFNHEAFEREEREDLEEYTITEVIEDGYTFNGQVIKPAKVKVAVKPRKKKEPAENTENTNSNKDNSEGKSSESSAENRGEA; translated from the coding sequence ATGGAAAAGGAAAGAAAACTGGAAAATTTAGAAGAGAAGGAAAGGAAAATTGCTTCAGATAACACAGATAATTTGACTGAAAATAAAGAGGAAGTTTCGAATCTTGAAAAGGAAAACAAGGAGTTAAAAGAAAAGATCTCCGAGCTCGAAGCGCAGTTGAAAGAAATCCAAAACGCGGCTCGGGTTATAAAAGCAACATTCGAAAATTACAAGTTAGACGCCGACAGGCAGATAAGAGATGCGAGCAGAGCTACCTCTTTAAGGATTATGAGAGCGATGATACCTCTCTTAGACGATTTCAAACGAGCTTTTAAACATTTTGAGCTATCAAACAACCTCGAGGAATTCAAAACTGGAGTGGAAAAGATATACGAGAAATTTGTCAGAACACTTGAAAATGAGGGGTTAAAACAAATTGATGCAACTGGCAAGTTTGACCCGTTCAATCACGAAGCATTCGAAAGGGAAGAAAGAGAAGACTTGGAAGAATACACGATCACCGAAGTTATAGAAGATGGTTATACCTTCAACGGTCAGGTTATTAAACCTGCGAAAGTAAAGGTTGCAGTCAAGCCAAGAAAGAAAAAAGAACCTGCAGAAAATACTGAGAACACAAACAGTAACAAAGACAACAGTGAAGGTAAAAGCTCTGAAAGCAGTGCGGAAAATAGAGGTGAGGCATAA